A window of the Lolium perenne isolate Kyuss_39 chromosome 7, Kyuss_2.0, whole genome shotgun sequence genome harbors these coding sequences:
- the LOC127317500 gene encoding BTB/POZ and MATH domain-containing protein 3-like: MSTSALLSALRVGGRQHVTASILAGRQHITAPTLGERMQATGSHVFRIDRFTRVKERVANGALVRSGTFGVGGHGWRIHCYPNGNVEQTRGSMSLFLKQASHATTGDATATFKMSILDQSWKPSRALSMDEHRFTGDGWGWDRFIKLEDLEKDQKHLQDGCLSVLCDVTVDIGLSTYKYIRLQVPAAPAAQELKLAPPPFELHGVGLAEAIWSKQAADVKIKLGDGQTLAAHRWVLEAQSPVFMMDLALASKTGNVTELRVDDMDADVCKALVQFMYTHSPPRELESMAGRLLAAADRYEVEKLKLVCEEVLCKSIDTSSLAATLALAEHHRCPVLWEACMKFLSSPGNMDVILASSDSLEKLKTGCQSALLELLEKKRPVNE; encoded by the coding sequence ATGTCGACGTCCGCGCTCTTGTCCGCTCTGCGAGTCGGCGGCCGCCAACACGTCACCGCCTCCATCCTCGCCGGCCGGCAACACATCACCGCCCCCACCCTCGGCGAGAGGATGCAGGCGACCGGCTCCCACGTCTTCAGGATCGACAGGTTCACACGCGTCAAGGAGAGAGTGGCCAATGGCGCGCTCGTCCGCTCAGGCACGTTCGGCGTCGGCGGCCATGGCTGGCGCATCCATTGCTACCCAAACGGAAACGTGGAGCAGACCAGGGGCTCCATGTCCCTCTTCCTCAAGCAGGCCAGCCACGCCACCACAGGCGACGCCACGGCCACGTTCAAGATGAGCATACTCGACCAATCCTGGAAGCCGTCGCGCGCGTTGTCCATGGATGAGCACCGCTTCACGGGCGACGGCTGGGGCTGGGACAGATTCATCAAGCTCGAGGATCTGGAGAAGGATCAGAAGCACCTCCAGGACGGCTGCCTCTCCGTCCTCTGCGACGTCACCGTCGACATCGGGCTGAGCACCTACAAGTACATACGTCTTCAGGTCCCTgcggcgccggcggcgcaggAACTCAAGCTGGCGCCGCCGCCGTTTGAGCTGCACGGTGTAGGcctcgcggaagccatctggagcAAGCAGGCGGCGGACGTGAAGATCAAACTCGGCGACGGACAGACGTTGGCAGCGCACCGCTGGGTGCTCGAAGCCCAGTCTCCGGTCTTCATGATGGATCTCGCCCTCGCCTCGAAAACCGGGAACGTCACTGAGCTACGTGTCGACGACATGGACGCAGACGTGTGCAAGGCGCTAGTCCAGTTCATGTACACCCACTCGCCGCCGCGGGAGCTCGAGTCGATGGCGGGGCGGCTGCTCGCCGCGGCCGACAGGTACGAGGTGGAGAAGCTGAAACTCGTCTGCGAGGAGGTGCtatgcaagagcatcgacaccagctCTCTGGCTGCCACCCTGGCGTTGGCAGAGCACCATCGCTGCCCCGTGCTGTGGGAGGCGTGCATGAAGTTCCTCTCTTCTCCAGGTAACATGGATGTGATCTTGGCGTCGTCGGACAGTTTGGAGAAGCTCAAGACAGGCTGCCAATCTGCCTTGTTGGAGCTCCTCGAGAAGAAGAGGCCGGTAAATGAGTAG